A window of the Gossypium hirsutum isolate 1008001.06 chromosome A03, Gossypium_hirsutum_v2.1, whole genome shotgun sequence genome harbors these coding sequences:
- the LOC107887478 gene encoding protein DETOXIFICATION 40: MESLHENAIGKPLLQSQTSDTKSESTSSELEDVLSDGNSSLLERWGKATCIESKLLFHLAAPAVIVYMINYLMSMSTQIFSGHLGNLELAAASLGNTGIQIFAYGLMLGMGSAVETLCGQAFGAHKYDMLGIYLQRSAVLLTFTGILLTLIYVFSKPILLLLGESPDIASAAAIFVYGLIPQIFAYALNFPIQKFLQAQSIVAPSAYISTATLFIHLLMSWVAVYKMGLGLLGASLVLSLSWWIVVVAQFVYIVKSDKCKYTWNGFSSQAFTGLPGFFKLSASSAVMLCLETWYFQILVLLAGLLENPELALDSLSICMTISGWVFMISVGFNAAASVRVGNELGAGHPKSAAFSVVIVTVLSFIISVAAAIIIMVLRDVISYAFTEGEVVAEAVSDLCPLLALTLILNGVQPVLSGVAVGCGWQTFVAYVNVGCYYFVGVPLGSLLGFYFNLGAKGIWSGMIGGTVMQTLVLIWVTFRTDWKKEVEEARKRMDAWQVKKEEPLLK, translated from the exons ATGGAATCCCTCCACGAAAACGCCATCGGAAAACCTCTGCTTCAATCACAAACTTCGGATACGAAATCCGAATCAACAAGTTCGGAGCTTGAGGATGTATTGTCGGACGGTAACTCTTCCTTGTTGGAGCGTTGGGGAAAAGCGACATGTATCGAATCGAAACTCCTTTTCCACTTGGCAGCGCCGGCTGTCATTGTTTATATGATCAACTATCTCATGTCTATGTCCACCCAAATCTTCTCCGGTCATCTCGGTAATCTTGAACTCGCCGCCGCCTCCCTCGGAAACACTGGCATCCAAATCTTTGCTTATGGCCTCATG TTAGGAATGGGGAGTGCAGTGGAAACGCTTTGCGGGCAAGCCTTTGGAGCACACAAATACGACATGCTAGGCATATATCTTCAAAGATCAGCAGTTCTCCTCACCTTCACAGGGATTCTTCTCACACTCATCTATGTCTTCTCTAAACCAATCTTATTATTACTAGGTGAATCGCCTGATATTGCTTCCGCCGCTGCAATTTTCGTCTATGGTCTAATACCACAAATCTTCGCATACGCCTTAAATTTCCCCATTCAGAAATTTCTGCAGGCTCAGAGCATAGTGGCCCCTAGCGCTTACATATCCACAGCCACATTATTCATACATCTGCTGATGAGTTGGGTCGCGGTGTACAAAATGGGGCTTGGTTTGTTGGGTGCGTCCTTGGTGTTGAGCTTGTCGTGGTGGATTGTGGTGGTTGCTCAATTTGTGTATATAGTGAAAAGCGACAAGTGCAAATATACATGGAATGGGTTCAGCAGTCAAGCCTTCACTGGCCTGCCGGGATTCTTCAAGTTATCGGCGTCGTCGGCGGTGATGTTGTGCTTGGAAACTTGGTATTTTCAGATTCTGGTTTTGCTTGCAGGGTTGCTCGAGAACCCAGAATTGGCTTTGGATTCACTCTCCATTTG CATGACGATATCTGGATGGGTGTTTATGATTTCGGTGGGGTTCAATGCCGCAGCAAG TGTAAGAGTTGGGAACGAGCTAGGAGCGGGACATCCAAAATCGGCGGCGTTCTCGGTGGTCATAGTGACGGTACTTTCATTCATAATCTCGGTGGCGGCGGCAATAATAATAATGGTTCTACGTGATGTCATTAGCTACGCCTTCACAGAGGGTGAAGTGGTGGCGGAGGCTGTTTCAGATCTCTGTCCGCTTCTAGCATTAACCCTTATCCTCAACGGAGTTCAGCCTGTTTTGTCCG gggTGGCAGTTGGGTGTGGATGGCAAACTTTTGTTGCATATGTCAACGTGGGTTGCTATTACTTTGTCGGGGTTCCCTTGGGTTCTCTTCTTGGCTTTTACTTCAATCTGGGTGCCAAG GGAATATGGTCAGGGATGATTGGTGGCACAGTCATGCAAACCCTGGTCTTGATTTGGGTCACATTTCGAACTGACTGGAAGAAGGAG GTTGAAGAAGCTAGAAAGAGAATGGATGCCTGGCAGGTTAAGAAGGAGGAGCCTCTTTTGAAGTAG